The proteins below come from a single Microthrixaceae bacterium genomic window:
- a CDS encoding NAD(P)/FAD-dependent oxidoreductase, with product MNSESDPVAPTAEPAAPSGDVVIIGAGPAGLTAAYQLGKVQRHATVLESDDIVGGISRTVERNGWRFDIGGHRFFTKVPEVSALWHEILPQGDFLLRPRKSRIFYNGKYFDYPLKAMNALTNLGPIEAIKCVASYAVAQVRPPKDQDNYEGWLVARFGWRLYRTFFKTYTEKVWGVPVSSMPADWAAQRIKNLSLFNAIVNALLPNRNQKDIASLIEEFEYPKFGPGMMWERCTDLVTEQGGDVIMQTRVVEIRHSDGVAHTVVAESTDGARTEYPAEHVISSMPMPALLRSMDPPVDEVTRRAADDLQFRDFLTVALVVKGEETFDDNWIYIHDPNVKVGRIQNFRSWSPYMVKDGYTCLGLEYFVFEGDGMWTSTDEDLIELAKRELAILGLADPALITEGYVVRMPKAYPTYDEHYAANVEVMKAWLAANATNVHPVGRNGMHKYNNADHSMLTAMLTVENIAQGAHHDIWAVNVEEEYHEEKAASSPQGTGRDAPVIPSTAPSLHQR from the coding sequence GTGAATTCTGAGTCCGACCCCGTCGCCCCCACCGCCGAACCCGCCGCGCCATCGGGAGATGTCGTGATCATCGGCGCCGGGCCAGCCGGCCTCACCGCTGCCTATCAGCTCGGCAAGGTTCAACGTCACGCCACCGTGCTGGAAAGCGACGACATCGTCGGTGGCATCTCCCGCACGGTCGAACGCAACGGATGGCGTTTCGACATCGGTGGTCACCGTTTCTTCACCAAGGTTCCTGAGGTGTCGGCCCTGTGGCACGAGATCCTTCCCCAGGGCGACTTCCTGTTGCGGCCGCGCAAGAGTCGGATTTTCTACAACGGCAAGTACTTCGATTATCCGCTCAAGGCGATGAACGCGTTGACGAACCTCGGGCCGATCGAGGCGATCAAGTGCGTCGCCTCCTATGCCGTCGCTCAGGTCCGCCCACCGAAGGATCAGGACAACTACGAGGGGTGGCTCGTCGCACGGTTCGGTTGGCGCCTCTACCGCACGTTCTTCAAGACCTATACCGAAAAGGTGTGGGGGGTTCCGGTCAGTTCCATGCCCGCCGACTGGGCTGCGCAACGCATCAAGAACCTGTCGCTGTTCAATGCCATCGTGAACGCGCTGTTGCCGAACCGGAACCAAAAAGACATCGCCTCGCTCATCGAAGAGTTCGAGTACCCGAAGTTCGGCCCGGGCATGATGTGGGAGCGTTGCACCGATCTGGTCACCGAACAGGGTGGCGACGTGATCATGCAGACCCGAGTGGTGGAAATTCGCCATAGCGACGGTGTCGCCCACACCGTGGTCGCGGAATCGACCGACGGCGCCCGCACCGAGTACCCCGCCGAACACGTCATCAGCTCGATGCCCATGCCGGCGCTGCTGCGCTCGATGGACCCGCCGGTCGACGAGGTCACCCGGCGTGCCGCGGATGACCTGCAGTTCCGCGACTTCCTGACCGTGGCTCTGGTGGTCAAGGGTGAGGAGACCTTCGACGACAACTGGATCTACATCCATGACCCGAACGTGAAAGTCGGTCGAATCCAGAACTTCCGCTCGTGGTCTCCCTACATGGTCAAAGACGGCTACACCTGCCTCGGCCTCGAGTACTTCGTTTTCGAGGGCGACGGAATGTGGACCTCGACCGATGAGGACCTCATCGAACTCGCCAAGCGCGAGCTCGCCATCCTCGGACTCGCCGACCCCGCTCTGATCACGGAGGGCTACGTCGTTCGGATGCCCAAGGCGTATCCGACCTACGACGAGCACTATGCCGCCAACGTCGAGGTGATGAAGGCATGGCTCGCCGCCAACGCCACCAACGTCCATCCCGTCGGACGAAACGGCATGCACAAGTACAACAACGCCGATCATTCGATGCTCACCGCCATGTTGACCGTCGAAAACATCGCCCAGGGTGCCCACCATGACATCTGGGCGGTCAACGTCGAAGAGGAGTACCACGAAGAAAAGGCGGCGTCGTCGCCTCAGGGAACCGGGCGTGACGCTCCGGTGATCCCCTCGACCGCGCCCTCCCTTCACCAGCGCTGA
- a CDS encoding acyltransferase family protein, with product MASHSSTGSPPRGSTSDRTRADHPRSGPSSADRRRGDPSGPSPSAARRAHTPRRASLRHIAGLDGLRGVAVAVVVLYHLGQTNDLGWFHRFTQGGFLGVSAFFTLSGYLITSLLILEFESVGFVNLGGFWPRRLRRLMPASLLTLAVVLVLTPLIGTASQLQVLPGQIWSAIGYVFNWHQILSGNEYAASFNAPSPLNHFWSLAVEEQAYLVVPFVVAITMKLAHRRSAVAGVFSVITALSFLAMVVLGGGEYSNRVYLGTDTRVGELAIGGVLAALSLGGTGRLIDRFRSLLPVASIIATVGLVLSWSLVPIENPWLYRGGFSIHGAAICVIIAAITSGTYPLARILESSALVELGKISYGVYLFHWPIMLWLTPDVVPLAAVVIAVMQVALTISLAIVSYHVFERPVRFSRLITGNQRAVVPLVALAVLAAGAAVLPDPDDNDLVALESVGGVVDAAPQQRDSAEAAAATRPLRLLVMGDSFAKSIGIGFEQLAALDATVSVYNRGLVGCPFGTTGWNRGIGLERQADQECLGRPGNFEESTQLFEPDVVLAAGGMWDIADRRPDGFADWTHVGDPAYDDFLRQELGARMDEWSAHGAMVVWLTAPTFSPIYNPEMYMAKPPYSEAEPGRSERFNELVNEAAALRTNVVVVDLATWMKNSPGGEFSPDLRIDGVHFTRASSVTAARWLLGEIETAWKAKHPEGLPTVESSGD from the coding sequence GTGGCGAGCCACTCCTCGACCGGATCACCACCGAGGGGTTCGACCTCCGACCGCACCCGTGCGGATCACCCGCGCTCCGGCCCATCGAGCGCGGATCGACGTCGTGGCGATCCCAGCGGCCCATCGCCGAGCGCTGCTCGTCGCGCCCACACACCTCGGCGCGCGTCGTTACGCCACATCGCCGGCCTCGACGGGTTGCGCGGCGTCGCGGTGGCGGTGGTGGTGTTGTACCACCTGGGCCAGACCAACGACCTCGGTTGGTTTCACCGATTCACCCAGGGCGGATTCCTCGGTGTGTCAGCCTTCTTCACGCTGTCGGGGTACCTGATCACCTCGCTGCTGATCCTGGAGTTCGAAAGCGTCGGTTTCGTCAACCTCGGCGGGTTCTGGCCTCGGCGTTTGCGGCGGCTGATGCCGGCATCGCTGCTGACGCTCGCCGTGGTTCTGGTGTTGACCCCGTTGATCGGCACCGCCAGCCAACTGCAGGTCCTGCCCGGGCAGATCTGGTCGGCGATCGGCTACGTGTTCAACTGGCATCAGATCCTCTCGGGTAACGAATACGCCGCCTCGTTCAACGCTCCGTCGCCGCTGAACCACTTCTGGAGTCTTGCGGTCGAGGAGCAGGCGTACCTCGTGGTGCCGTTCGTTGTGGCGATCACCATGAAGCTCGCGCACCGGCGCAGCGCGGTGGCCGGAGTGTTCTCGGTGATCACCGCGCTGTCCTTTCTCGCCATGGTGGTGCTCGGGGGCGGCGAATACTCGAACCGGGTGTATCTCGGCACCGACACCCGCGTCGGCGAGCTGGCGATCGGCGGGGTGCTCGCGGCGCTGAGCCTCGGTGGCACCGGCAGACTCATCGACCGTTTCCGGTCGTTGCTGCCCGTAGCGTCGATCATCGCGACGGTCGGATTGGTGCTGTCCTGGTCGCTGGTGCCGATCGAGAATCCCTGGCTGTATCGAGGCGGGTTCTCCATTCACGGCGCGGCGATCTGCGTGATCATCGCGGCGATCACCTCGGGCACCTACCCCCTGGCGCGAATCCTCGAATCCTCGGCGCTGGTCGAACTCGGCAAGATCTCCTATGGGGTCTACCTGTTCCACTGGCCGATCATGTTGTGGCTCACCCCCGACGTCGTGCCGCTCGCAGCGGTCGTCATCGCTGTGATGCAGGTGGCGTTGACCATCTCGTTGGCCATCGTGTCGTACCACGTCTTCGAACGGCCGGTGCGTTTCAGCCGCCTCATCACCGGCAATCAGCGCGCGGTCGTGCCGCTGGTGGCGCTGGCCGTGCTCGCCGCAGGCGCAGCCGTGTTGCCCGACCCCGACGACAACGACCTCGTGGCGCTCGAGTCGGTCGGCGGGGTCGTCGATGCGGCCCCACAACAACGCGACTCCGCCGAGGCCGCCGCGGCGACCCGTCCGCTTCGCCTACTCGTCATGGGCGATTCCTTCGCCAAGTCGATCGGCATCGGGTTCGAGCAACTCGCAGCGCTCGATGCGACGGTGTCGGTGTACAACCGTGGCCTCGTCGGCTGTCCGTTCGGCACCACCGGTTGGAACCGCGGGATCGGCCTCGAACGACAAGCCGACCAGGAGTGTCTGGGCCGACCCGGAAACTTCGAGGAGTCGACCCAGCTTTTCGAACCCGACGTGGTGCTGGCCGCCGGCGGCATGTGGGACATCGCAGATCGTCGTCCCGATGGGTTCGCGGACTGGACCCATGTCGGCGATCCCGCCTACGACGACTTTCTCCGCCAGGAACTCGGTGCACGAATGGACGAGTGGTCGGCGCACGGTGCGATGGTGGTCTGGCTGACGGCGCCGACGTTCTCGCCGATCTACAACCCCGAGATGTACATGGCGAAGCCTCCCTACTCCGAGGCCGAGCCGGGTCGCTCGGAGCGCTTCAACGAGTTGGTGAACGAGGCCGCCGCGCTGCGCACCAACGTCGTGGTGGTCGACCTCGCCACGTGGATGAAGAACTCCCCCGGTGGTGAGTTCTCCCCCGACCTGCGCATCGACGGTGTGCACTTCACCCGCGCCTCCTCGGTGACCGCGGCGCGTTGGTTGCTCGGCGAGATCGAAACCGCATGGAAGGCCAAACACCCTGAGGGGCTGCCCACCGTCGAGTCCTCCGGCGATTGA
- a CDS encoding polyprenol monophosphomannose synthase produces MRTALVVPTYQEAGNIERFLREVRAALPEADVFVFDDNSPDGTGELAERVAEELGRIDVVHRPSKEGLGAAYRHGISHVLGLGYEIVMQMDVDFSHDPAVLPRLRQAILDGADVAVGSRYVPGGATPDWPLRRRMLSKYGNTYSRVMLGLVFNDATAGFRAYRAPVLEQISFHTTRANGYGFMIETGFRLSDAGATVTEVPIIFRDRTVGESKMAIPTMVETMSMVTWWGLCRRAPKLTGRFRTTRLGERLADSSGATPPTTPTEPAPAEPAVEPAVDASMVEIAPTDVAADDVPTRS; encoded by the coding sequence ATGCGTACCGCTCTGGTCGTGCCAACCTACCAAGAGGCCGGCAACATCGAACGTTTCCTGCGCGAGGTCCGCGCGGCGTTGCCAGAAGCCGACGTGTTCGTGTTCGACGACAACAGCCCCGACGGTACCGGCGAGTTGGCCGAGCGGGTCGCTGAGGAACTGGGCCGGATCGACGTGGTGCACCGACCGTCCAAGGAGGGCCTCGGCGCCGCGTACCGTCACGGAATCTCCCACGTTCTCGGCCTCGGCTACGAGATCGTGATGCAGATGGACGTCGATTTCTCCCACGACCCGGCGGTGCTTCCCCGGCTTCGTCAGGCGATCCTCGACGGCGCCGATGTCGCGGTCGGGTCGCGGTATGTGCCCGGAGGCGCCACCCCGGACTGGCCGCTTCGACGTCGGATGTTGTCGAAGTACGGCAACACCTATTCCCGGGTCATGCTGGGGCTGGTGTTCAACGATGCCACCGCTGGTTTTCGCGCCTACCGCGCACCGGTTCTGGAACAGATCAGCTTTCACACCACTCGCGCCAATGGGTATGGATTCATGATCGAGACCGGATTTCGGCTCAGCGACGCGGGGGCGACGGTCACCGAAGTGCCGATCATCTTTCGGGATCGCACGGTCGGCGAGTCGAAGATGGCGATCCCGACGATGGTCGAGACCATGTCGATGGTGACGTGGTGGGGTCTGTGTCGGCGCGCGCCGAAACTCACGGGACGATTCCGCACCACCCGCCTGGGCGAGCGGCTCGCCGACTCGAGCGGTGCGACCCCGCCGACAACTCCGACCGAGCCGGCGCCGGCCGAACCCGCCGTCGAACCCGCCGTCGACGCATCCATGGTTGAGATCGCGCCCACCGACGTAGCTGCCGACGACGTACCCACTCGGTCGTAG
- a CDS encoding acyltransferase, giving the protein MSFATGGFVGVTMFFTLSGFLITSLLLREFDRNGKVDLGRFWSRRFRRLLPAGYATIALVVVMGAVGIWDGDQLRSLRSDVPGALGQVLNWVFIAKGTSYAGATTAPSPLNHFWSLAIEEQFYVVFPLLAAGLLAVARRRRAPLVAVLMVLAAGSAWWNAHLAGTDLNRAYFGLDTRMSELLLGALLACATLYRTQITNWWLRQVTTLVGVAALATLGFITANATFSTQWMYPWGFLLVAVCTAALIVSAMQASAFARALGWKPLAWVGTISYGLYLYHWPIFQWLTPRRTGLTLWPLFGVRMAITIVIAVVSYRFLEHPIRTGTALRGRTLAAVLGGAAVLLLVSSTLVAATAAPAQESLAGLERSTTTAPPPPQRVLIVGDETAASLIADPTTTDGVIAAANVVVESSTAPGCGVSFGGTRVVSGQSTEAVNPPNCAGAAEVWSQAVASFQPDVVVVMAGFWDVTDRQFWSEDPIRHPGEQTFDDFLGTEMFGRTEELASGGATVAWATMAPQRRQLPGVALPPELVPENDPARAGAYNARLNEVVESSERARVLDVATKIASLSSDPFDPTIRPDGAALSPPAAAQVLAWALEEVAGISRVIDAGALGGTGMVDPFTPGDLPPAPAWTPLTLAPNERPRIMVAGDSVAFGLGYALQNWAAASGTAEFLQRGQFNCPIARGGSYRFQTEVAEFPDRCDWGEQFLTWVAESRPHEVTIFNGVWDIVDRILPGDRKWRHMGDPVLDAYFLRELLTAIDVFSSQGARVTLLTHHYIESGAQKGFQGLPESEHARVDRYNELLHEAAALRPGVVSVVDFAAGVQTGPNGMVDPANLTDGLHFTDEALVGVSEWLGPQLVELASRP; this is encoded by the coding sequence ATGTCGTTCGCGACCGGCGGGTTCGTCGGCGTCACCATGTTTTTCACCCTGTCGGGATTCCTCATCACCTCGCTGCTGCTGCGCGAGTTCGACCGCAACGGCAAAGTCGACCTCGGGCGATTCTGGTCGCGCCGATTCCGCCGTCTCCTGCCCGCCGGGTACGCCACGATCGCACTCGTGGTCGTCATGGGAGCCGTCGGAATCTGGGACGGCGACCAACTCCGTTCCCTTCGCAGCGACGTTCCGGGCGCCCTGGGTCAGGTACTCAACTGGGTGTTCATCGCCAAGGGCACCTCCTATGCCGGAGCCACCACCGCACCCTCGCCGCTCAACCATTTCTGGAGCCTGGCGATCGAGGAGCAGTTCTACGTGGTGTTCCCGCTGCTCGCGGCGGGCCTGCTGGCCGTTGCGCGCCGACGGCGGGCGCCGCTGGTCGCGGTGTTGATGGTGTTGGCTGCCGGTTCCGCCTGGTGGAACGCACACCTGGCCGGCACCGACCTCAACCGGGCCTATTTCGGTCTGGATACGCGCATGTCCGAACTGCTGCTGGGAGCGCTGCTGGCATGCGCCACGCTCTACCGGACCCAGATCACCAACTGGTGGCTGCGTCAGGTGACGACGCTGGTCGGCGTCGCAGCGTTGGCGACGTTGGGGTTCATCACCGCCAACGCGACGTTTTCCACCCAATGGATGTACCCCTGGGGATTCCTCCTGGTGGCGGTCTGTACCGCGGCGTTGATCGTGTCGGCGATGCAGGCCTCGGCGTTCGCCCGGGCGCTCGGCTGGAAGCCGCTCGCGTGGGTGGGCACGATCAGCTACGGGCTCTACCTGTACCACTGGCCGATCTTTCAGTGGTTGACCCCGCGGCGAACCGGACTCACGTTGTGGCCGCTGTTCGGCGTTCGCATGGCGATCACGATCGTGATCGCCGTCGTGAGCTACCGCTTCCTCGAACACCCGATCCGGACGGGTACCGCGCTGCGCGGACGAACGCTGGCCGCGGTGCTCGGCGGCGCGGCGGTGTTGCTGTTGGTGTCGTCGACCCTGGTGGCCGCGACGGCTGCACCGGCGCAGGAAAGCCTCGCCGGTCTCGAACGCAGCACCACGACCGCGCCGCCCCCACCACAACGGGTGTTGATCGTCGGCGACGAGACCGCCGCGTCGCTGATCGCGGATCCGACCACCACCGACGGGGTGATCGCCGCGGCGAACGTCGTCGTCGAGTCCTCGACCGCACCCGGATGCGGCGTGTCGTTCGGGGGGACCCGGGTGGTGAGCGGGCAATCGACCGAAGCCGTCAACCCGCCGAACTGTGCCGGGGCGGCCGAGGTCTGGTCGCAGGCGGTCGCGAGTTTTCAGCCGGACGTGGTGGTGGTGATGGCCGGTTTCTGGGACGTCACCGACCGGCAGTTCTGGTCCGAGGACCCGATTCGCCATCCGGGGGAGCAGACCTTCGACGATTTCCTGGGCACCGAGATGTTCGGCCGCACCGAGGAGTTGGCTTCGGGCGGAGCGACCGTCGCCTGGGCGACGATGGCCCCTCAGCGTCGACAGTTGCCGGGGGTTGCATTACCCCCGGAACTCGTGCCCGAGAACGACCCGGCCCGTGCGGGTGCCTATAACGCTCGCCTCAACGAGGTCGTCGAGTCGAGCGAGCGGGCACGGGTGCTCGATGTCGCCACCAAAATCGCCTCGCTCAGTAGCGATCCGTTCGACCCGACCATTCGCCCAGATGGCGCCGCACTGTCGCCGCCGGCCGCCGCCCAGGTCCTCGCATGGGCGCTCGAGGAGGTTGCCGGCATCAGCCGGGTCATCGATGCCGGCGCACTCGGCGGCACCGGCATGGTCGATCCCTTCACCCCGGGCGATCTTCCGCCCGCCCCCGCGTGGACTCCGTTGACGCTGGCGCCGAACGAGCGGCCCCGGATCATGGTGGCGGGCGATTCGGTGGCCTTCGGGTTGGGGTACGCACTGCAGAACTGGGCCGCGGCCTCGGGCACAGCGGAGTTCCTGCAGCGCGGGCAGTTCAATTGTCCGATCGCCCGCGGCGGCAGCTATCGCTTCCAGACCGAGGTGGCCGAGTTCCCCGACCGCTGCGACTGGGGGGAACAGTTCCTGACCTGGGTCGCTGAATCACGGCCCCACGAGGTGACGATCTTCAACGGGGTCTGGGACATCGTCGATCGCATCCTGCCGGGTGACCGCAAATGGCGCCACATGGGCGATCCGGTACTCGATGCATATTTCCTGCGCGAGTTGCTCACCGCGATCGACGTCTTCAGTTCCCAGGGGGCACGGGTCACCCTGCTGACCCATCACTACATCGAAAGCGGCGCCCAGAAGGGCTTCCAGGGCCTGCCGGAGTCGGAACACGCCCGCGTCGACCGGTACAACGAACTGCTGCACGAGGCCGCGGCACTTCGCCCCGGGGTCGTGAGCGTGGTCGACTTCGCCGCCGGGGTGCAGACCGGTCCGAACGGGATGGTCGACCCGGCCAATCTCACCGACGGACTGCACTTCACCGACGAGGCGCTCGTGGGCGTGTCCGAGTGGTTGGGACCGCAGTTGGTCGAACTCGCCTCACGGCCCTGA
- a CDS encoding acyltransferase — MTSTHPPRTRLHPFVQFRDRSRLVHLPALDGLRGAAVVVVVLFHGNWSWVRGGFLGVSLFFTLSGFLITSLLITEYDGTASLSLGSFWARRFRRLLPAAWLTIAVTVVLASALSAFGSQDRGDAIASLLNVANWRFLATGSSYNDLFSTPSPFRHFWSLAIEEQAYVALPVLVWVALRVSRGSLSVLASVLGVLLSLSMWTTLTADSVDRVYYGTITRSAEILIGALLAAMVAHPKTRVHLLRRWVLRSVVVVAGVVSLVGFLVACVRVEVGSAFVLKGGLVLIAVGSAALILNAAMGIGIIGFIFEWRPLRWLGGISYGVYLFHWPLFALLTERRTGLGHFPRFVVLVALTLVLAVLSSRHVEIPMRRRRFPKPALPTMASAAAVIVVVLALIMPTTTSLVFDAEAASAQLDTLVMGSLPAATSGESGTSADGSPGEGLSELAAAQAQREAERAPAIMHFGDSVALSMAFPLAAWAVETQGGFFLGGDTTIGCGIGRGGYERSFGVVPRRAECDNWPQRWYPITDVDGLDIAMVHTGQWELVDRRIPLGMNHTVVGEDAALLSTPVPTQIDEVWRNVGDQIYDDYLLAELSAAQELLSRRGALVLWVNLPYYSNLDSESFNANLRLSHDPARVDAFNAVLERLTAKFPDTSRLLDLHTYMADKTDDTSLRADGSHFNKEGAESVALEFLGPELLRLWRDWRAPQLGLDGDR; from the coding sequence GTGACCTCAACGCACCCGCCGCGGACACGGCTACACCCGTTCGTTCAATTCCGTGACCGGTCCCGGCTCGTTCACCTGCCGGCGCTCGACGGATTGCGCGGCGCCGCGGTCGTCGTCGTGGTGCTGTTCCACGGAAACTGGTCGTGGGTGCGAGGCGGGTTCCTGGGGGTGTCGCTGTTCTTCACCCTGTCGGGATTCCTCATCACCTCGCTGCTCATCACCGAGTACGACGGCACGGCATCGCTCAGTTTGGGTTCGTTCTGGGCTCGGCGTTTCCGGCGGTTGCTCCCGGCCGCCTGGCTCACCATCGCGGTCACCGTCGTGTTGGCCTCGGCGCTGTCGGCGTTCGGTTCACAGGATCGCGGCGACGCGATCGCTTCGTTGTTGAACGTTGCCAACTGGCGGTTCCTGGCGACCGGGTCGTCCTACAACGACCTGTTTTCCACGCCGTCTCCGTTTCGGCACTTCTGGAGCCTCGCAATCGAGGAACAGGCGTATGTGGCGCTGCCGGTGCTGGTGTGGGTGGCTCTGCGGGTCTCGAGAGGCTCGCTGAGCGTGCTGGCGAGCGTTCTCGGGGTGCTCTTGTCGCTGTCGATGTGGACGACGTTGACCGCTGACTCTGTCGATCGCGTCTATTACGGCACCATCACCCGCTCGGCCGAGATCCTCATCGGCGCACTGCTGGCAGCGATGGTCGCCCACCCCAAGACCAGGGTGCATCTGTTGCGACGATGGGTGCTGCGAAGCGTCGTCGTGGTGGCCGGGGTCGTGTCGTTGGTGGGTTTCCTGGTGGCCTGCGTCCGGGTCGAGGTCGGAAGTGCGTTCGTCCTCAAGGGCGGTCTGGTGCTGATCGCCGTTGGATCGGCGGCGTTGATCCTGAACGCCGCGATGGGCATCGGCATCATCGGGTTCATCTTCGAATGGCGACCGCTGCGGTGGCTCGGCGGAATCTCCTACGGCGTGTACCTGTTCCACTGGCCGCTGTTCGCGCTGCTGACCGAACGCCGCACCGGACTCGGCCATTTCCCGCGGTTCGTCGTGCTCGTGGCGCTGACGCTGGTGCTGGCGGTCCTCAGCAGCCGTCACGTCGAGATTCCGATGCGACGCCGTCGATTCCCGAAACCCGCCCTGCCGACGATGGCGTCGGCCGCGGCGGTCATCGTCGTGGTGTTGGCGTTGATCATGCCCACCACCACCTCGCTGGTGTTCGATGCCGAGGCCGCGTCGGCTCAACTCGACACCCTCGTCATGGGCAGCCTTCCGGCAGCGACGTCAGGGGAGTCCGGAACCTCCGCCGACGGTTCGCCGGGCGAAGGGTTGTCCGAGTTGGCCGCGGCCCAGGCGCAACGCGAGGCCGAACGCGCACCGGCGATCATGCACTTCGGCGATTCGGTGGCCCTCAGCATGGCGTTCCCGCTGGCCGCCTGGGCGGTGGAAACCCAGGGTGGGTTCTTCCTCGGAGGCGACACCACGATCGGGTGTGGCATCGGTCGCGGCGGCTACGAACGCTCCTTTGGGGTGGTTCCTCGTCGTGCCGAGTGCGACAACTGGCCGCAGCGCTGGTATCCGATCACCGACGTCGACGGTCTCGACATCGCCATGGTGCACACGGGACAGTGGGAACTGGTCGACCGCCGTATCCCACTCGGGATGAATCACACCGTCGTCGGCGAAGACGCCGCGCTGCTGAGCACCCCCGTGCCAACGCAGATCGATGAGGTGTGGCGCAACGTCGGAGATCAGATCTACGACGACTACCTGCTCGCAGAGCTGTCGGCAGCTCAAGAGTTGCTGTCGCGTCGCGGCGCGCTGGTGTTGTGGGTGAACCTTCCCTACTACAGCAACCTCGACAGCGAGTCGTTCAACGCCAACCTGCGCCTGAGCCACGACCCGGCGCGGGTCGACGCGTTCAACGCTGTGCTCGAACGGCTCACCGCGAAGTTCCCGGACACTTCGCGGCTGTTGGATCTGCATACCTACATGGCCGACAAGACCGATGACACGAGCCTTCGGGCCGACGGATCCCACTTCAACAAGGAGGGTGCGGAATCGGTCGCCTTGGAATTTCTCGGCCCCGAACTGCTTCGTCTCTGGCGCGACTGGCGGGCGCCGCAACTCGGCCTCGACGGTGACCGATAG